gttggacgagttgggtgaacgacgagtgcttggaccggaattggtggcgcataatcgaaagcaaggttaaggcgataagggatcggttaaaggcgACATCGGATAGAGCGAAGTCGATGTGGAtcgaagcgcaaagagattgagttattgttggggatatggttttcttgaaggtttctcttggaagaaaattttgagatttggtaagaagggtaagttgagcccacggtttattgggccttaccaattgttaagcgggttggaccggtggcttatcacctagagttaccacgaatcgcatcgtgtccacgacgttttcatgtatccatgctcagcggtatcgatcgacccaactcatatcataccgattgctGTAAATCGAGTGCAGTCgatttaactttcaagaggaactcagtgcaaatacttgatcgtgacgtcaaggtgttgagaaggaaatcagttccactggtgaaagtactttggagaaaccatggcaaggaagaagctacttgggagactgaggaggctatgcgtcaacagtaccctcaactgttctgataaggtaaaatttcgaggtcgaaatttctttaaggagggtagagttgtaacatcctgattttcgggtttattcgcgattttcaatattttgtaaagatttttaaaattttgtatttggatgtggaattagtattttgagtaggtaaatgggtttatagaaggcccatgagttggccaaaacccagttgaatttttggaattttaggcttaggagttaggggttctggctaagtggctttaagtggagtgatgggtaaattgcatcacaaaaagagccttggttaagtggcaagggtgacgccactaggctcttagaaaagtggcgtgtggagctttgggaaggcaaggatcgattcctgtgttggcaaatagatgcatttattttttaagtgcgggagggtaagtgttggagttcgtggattacgctagaggagagttggatcagtttaaatgcttggattaaggagggataagagAGAGATttagggatttggatgaggctagagttggccgaattatgggaattgaagaggaaaaatcggcgggggtattaggttggtatttggcacttagggtattgaatggtgccgtttttcttcgctttaacaccttagggttgtttttcctctcttttcctctctagcgaaactaccacctccctattcttcttcttctatttttcttcttcaaaactattcatcacactgctattcatcaatacttttgtcgaatccataaaagccgaaatctcgtgattcttgcttgtgccgatttcttcaaagccggttctcctatgttcttttgtttttattaatttacaattatcttttcttaatcctagataccgatgacaattctacttcaaggttatagcccacattatcatcttcttcatcacacaaaagccgaaaaaccatagatttggggcttatagcgaaacttcaagactttggggaatcgagttctcaccgtcatttgatagataaatctacactagattgcgtggaaatcaagtaggagtaaggggtaagtacttatcatctcagatttgttcttattttgcaaagttaagaaaagccgaagtccctaaaattagggaggctgtcgatttgggcatgtggatctaagggtttttaacggttGATTTCTTTTggtggttagtgccttcttaagtgttgggtTGAAAGCGtaaatcattggagcaatcggattcggagctagctatcgattttggcaaaaaggtaaggtttcaaaggcttttagggacatggttcgatcatgggtgagtaagttttggaatttagtgattatagtttgtaaataagcactgtgctaatcaattgtaggatatcgaagagatctcgagagcgatcgtcatgaaacaGTGTGTACCTAACACCCTTCTTTAGCTCAATTTGGCAAAAGCGAAATATGAAAttaggcatttcatgggcttgtgagtatgcgaatgctctcaagatgtagagtaattgttagatctagcactgcaaggtggtaagtaagtttgtgtgacgttttaACATACTTCagaaaaagggcctcgatgggctaaaACTGGGTCCAATGGGCTTACgtcccaatatgggcaagaggtgggcaaagtaacTGTCGATAGATGGTaggatcaaattgcataaaattgttaagaattactggaatagcttatgtagttacgtaagtacgaaattacccctaaagagcataattaccaaataccctagggactaaattggccaacctgcatgattgattaagaccgtattttacatgatatgcatttattaatatcattgcatgggattggggtattgatggaggaaatcttgaatgtGGTttatccacgatcggaggctttgcctcaatcgatcgatatttgagcgttctttgcaactgtggagtgtagggttgggtgggttgagatattcccacatggagtgtagggtgatgcacggggactgtgtagcggttggtgggttgagtagtctcccagttgggcttgcattcattattgatattgttacatatgttcttgaatcgggcctaagGGCCACACTGTtgtgttaaaagggctaaggccttgctcttgtgattcgaaaagggcttgacctctgcgatcgttatctgaatagggcttaggcccatgggctcgtctgatttgggctttggatgggtttcagatataccgagttttcccaaactcacccttcctcttccatccttgcggtgagccctagttggtggacttgagtcaaggcgggattcgagtggccacacgcttcctgcaaattcgttttcttctggtgaactagattttcgacatttttattttatggttttgggtttttgatgtaataaggccgctaattattttatggtttgggttgctttcttattatttaattctattatgataaaattgaactatgataattaacggaatggattagctttaggacgcgttttcaaaaacgttaaagtgttttcaaaatatcacaaacacaagtaagacttccactaagcaaacgttttcaaccttaaccaTTTTCTTAAGGTAGACACAACCAAACGGTTttatcaaaattatacgagatgttagagtgtggcaatggcggtgtgcatgtctaggattggatccgaagggagcttggtacttaagcagtccgacggactcacctcctcttcttcctggtttcctacctggtgcacagcttccgttcactttaacctacttttaaaagtgtttttttttttttacaacacCAAACTTTTCCAAACTTAGTAacacggaatgttttgaacgcttcgatgtggcgcatcagatccggtcataacgtccaggccgggtttgaggtgttacaacacGACTGTGTGGAgatctcacacgcccatgtggggacacatgcccttgtggccagaccgtgtggcaccaaaaaTGATCGAAAACCCTAAATTTCCAATTGCATACGGCCATATAGACTGCCCGTGTGGGGCACACACCCTGTGGCCACCCTTGTGGTCAAGAAACTATACCGAAATAGCTTAAAAAACATGTAATTCACCATCAAATAGACATTCAATTGCTTAAACTCAAAAACATACCAGAAATTACAAAATTTCCCATAATTCACAACAATTCAAAACCAAAACCACACGTCAGATCAGTCAATTTTGGAAATACACAAAAATTGTTAAATTTTCACAGAACTCAAGCAACAATTCAATAAGGAATCGAAGAGTTTCTGAACATACACCATAGACGCGATAGCAAACACCAGAATCATTTGATTCGTTCCGATAGCAAACACCAGAATCATTCGATTCGCTCCTCTAAACCAATTCAAAAACCTTAATTAACATAACGAAAACTTCAATTCAATAACAAAATAGAAAACGAAAGAGACATTTTCAAAATCCTCATAAGCAAAACCTACCTTCTTCTCTTCTAATTTACCAAACACCGGAGAATAAAACTCCCTTGACAACCAACAACAACGATAAAATGGAAGAAGCAGAGAATCCAAAGAAACTGAATATTTTCTTTTtaggaagaaagaaaattgaaaagtcACAAAGAACAAAATGGAGAAGAGGGGAAGAGCGtgcaacactttttttttttcttttggggatttttttttctattctcaaaataaaaataaattaaaatagctAAAACTAATAAATATTTTAGCAACTAAAAAAAACAAATCGAAAATAAAATTACTCCCATAAACACACACGAGGAAACAAATTAACACACAgcaaaccaccagaccagcatgcccattctaacataaaacacaaCAATAAACCCAATTGTTCGATCTAGCCACTGACCCTACCTACAAAtctcaaaacttctaacctcaaattttagggtgttacatatctACTCCATCATCTCttcaattttaaattaattaatttaactcaACATAGTTATCATCGATTGTTTGGATAGAGTGCCTAATTAATTCTAGAGTGATTCATTACTTTTAGTTCTTAAAATTTATCTCTTAGGTTTCGATGTTGAAACTATTTCTAACTCGAATTTACCTTCATTGTaattattattatctaatatgTACACTTATGGTATTGAAATATTTGTGATACACATTCCACTCTTGTGGTTGAGACAATCAATCCTTTCTATTTGTTATCATTACTAATACTACTAAGATTGAAATTAGTGAAGTAGAATCCTCAAATTTTAAGGATTGCAATGGAGTGATTTGCTTTTGTCCCTCTGAAGTTAAAATCACAATTTTCAACATAAATtctcaataaaaaaaaaacatatgggtagataaaatataataaaaaattgaaacaatATTTAAGGCGTGAATCACTTTCTTTAAGGACTGACATTTAAATTTTAAAGCATGCATTGATATATGTTCCTATTGTATTATTACTTAAACTCGTATGTAAACTCACATTGGCTAAGCTAGCCTAATTATCAAAGTTGtaaaaaaattgttatttaaatgGGATATATATGAAGTTATACATGAATTTTCATGtgcattttaatgtttaaattttgattcAGTATTATtatacacttaaaattttaattacagTTCAAGTATAtaaatgaaactttaattttgattcaactataaatatttgaataaATAAATAGTGTTCACGTATAAGCATTTTAAAGGGAAATTCCAGCAAAACGCGTCCCTGAGGGAGCGATTTTCCCATGTTAGCACAAAATGCGCTACGTAGATGCGCTTTACTAATATGGCAAAATCACACCCTCAGGGACGCGTTTTTAGCCCATGTTTTTCTAGGGTTAAGGCTATTGCATGTTTCGTGCCTAGGGTTTGTGAGTTTAGGGTTGTAGTGTTAatgttttgttaaaataatttagaattttacttatttagggtttaaaaaattttaaaaataaattaaggtttagagtttttttttaaaaaataattaaattaagttttaggggttttaaataaattaattaaattagatttaggggttttaaataaattaattaaattaggctttagttttttttaaaaataatttttgtgtTTAGCTTTTAGGGATTTTGTAAAAGGGTTTAGGTTAAGGGTTTAGAGGGGTTTATATCGACAAgaaggattttttttttatagtaGTTTCAGAAAAATTATTTTGTGAAGATGATTCTGAAAAGATAATGTCAAAAATGTTTCAAGTAGGATGCACTatcagcaaaattactgaaaaagctcccacgtgaatgctctttttctacagtagttcctaaaaaaataattttgagaagacgatTCTGaaaaaatagtgtcaaaaacgcttcaagtaagatgcactgtcagcaaaattattgaaaaaagCTTCCACGTGAACGCTCTTTTTCTACAATAGTTCCTGCTTGGCCTTAGGCTATAAATGAGTCAAATTTCATTCTCATATTGCATAAGTTACAGTAAGAAAAACTAGAGAGGCTAAACAGAAtagaaattgaagatgagtgaacgtattagtgatattatttactatgatggtgaggtctGTGACACCGAGAACGGTGTTATTTTTTTATCGAAGAATACAACGCGACTagtttttaaccagaacataaATTTGATAGAACTTCGTAAAAGACTTAAGCACAAAATCTTTGAAACGACGTCAAGGAGAGTTTCgtctattaagtatcgattttgtaCTTCAGTTGTTCCCGTGACATATAAATCATTTGAAATTCAAATTGCttcttttttagattttataaaaatataaaactacaaaaatacttattttttatatttattactttataaaattaataaatataaaaagataAACCACTAGAATgaagaaataaggaaaaaatttatccgcataatattattatttatactaACAATTTAAAATgtacatattaaattaaattaatttatactttatgtatcattatattaaattatataaatataatttattattatatttaagttttaaaatatttaattataatttatattaattacttaaaacCTATTTAAAATTCATACTTTATATatgattatatttaaatatttaaatgttatataacttaattaatttttaacttttcgttcaaatatttcattttaactttaaaacataATTTTTGAGGGCACTATTCCAGAGGAATTATTCGACAGTAATATGAATGAAGAAGTACGGTTATGACACAGCAATTTCCAACTGTTGAGAAAGTTGAGGGCAAGGAGCGAAAGCGTGTTAAAGTGTCTCCACCTTTTGtttctattttgaaattttgcatTTCCATTTTATCACTGCTACACCACACCACACGACACAACCTACGGAATGAAAGGAAGCTCAAAGTCTTTGCAAGTCAACTCAACTACTCTATATTCCAAGTCTTTCTTTGAGCttggttttaattttatttcattagaGCTGAGGCAGGCAACCAACCCTTTCTTCCTCCATCTCTCTGCCCTCAAAATGATTTCTCCTTCTTTCTCATCATCTCTGCCTCTTCCTctgttttgtttattatttatcatGCTTGGGATCCCTGTTTCACTAACCACTCCCAACTATGAGCGTGAGTATGAGCATTTGTTCGAGAACTGCCGCAACGGAACGTTCAAATGTGGGAATATCACTGCTGGATTTCCTTTCCGTGGAGGTGATCGAGAAAAAGAATGCGGACATCGAGATTTAGAGCTTCAGTGTGACAGTGATATTACCACGATGGAAATTCATGGTGTACGGTATCGCGTGCTTGAGATCCGACCTGATCGTCAAATCCTAGGAATTTCGAATGAGGAGGTGATCAACGAAGGCATTTGTCCGCCTCCATTTCCAGATGATGATTGGATCCCAGATTCTGGGGTGTTTACTCCTGGTCCCGGCTTTGCCAGTGTTACACTGTTTTATGACTGCCCCTCTCCCATCTCACCGGATCTTCTATTCTTTACTTGCAATAAAAATGATGATTATAGTAATGTTTCGGTAGCAATAGCAAATAATACTAATATCCATCCAGAGGGATGCTTATATAGAGCCAATATTTCGATTCTTCAAGCTTCCTTGGAAAGACTCCGCAATCGTACCTTGGATTGGAAAGGAGCCTTGAAAACAGGATTCGAGGTGCAATGGGGGAAGAACTATTCAGAAGAATGCTGGAAATGCAATTCTTCCGGTGGAGCCTGCGGTTAGTCTGATAGACATAGTCAAATTTGTTAGTCTGATTTATTAAAATGTTTTTATTATATCTAACAAGAACAAGAACCAGATGAAGAAGGTAGGAACAACATTAATTTTGTGTTATTCTATGTACTAATAGACATAGTCAAATTTGTTAGTCTGATTTATTGAATAATGTCAGTCCCCTCTTTTCATCATTGGTTTGCATAATCTGAACAGATCTGAACTCATCTGACTAAGAAAATATTCATGTTTCacatgatattttctttttcttttccgaGAAAATACCAAACTCCAGGAAATTTCCTACAATGAACAGGAAATTCTGGGAGACTCTTGCTGCCAAACTCCCAACACATGCGATCAGCATGTCTTCATCAACATATCGTGGTTGTAAAAATAGAAGTGCTATTATGATTAGTTGCAGTGAATATCGATAGTGGAGAGAGTCGAATCCATAAAATAATCACCGTAACATCCTGTTAACACAAAACAAGGATTTTTTTGTTGTGTGTGTAGGTTGATAACTTGATATATAGAAGTCAAGTTCCATTTCATTGCTTTGATCTTCATTTAGTCTATCAGGTCAATTAACCCAACATAAAGAAAATTCTTAATAGAAGTGGGGACTTGGCACCCAATTTCCAAATTATTTTTGAGTTCTGCGATTTGGAATTAGGGTGTTTTTAGTGAAGGTCTTTGGTTGTCAATTTATGTTATATGCAAAGCATTTCCTGCAAGTTTCCTTCAAATTCTGCCATCGAAGCTTTGGACTTCTTCCCTATAATAGATGCCACCATAGGCTTCTGCAGCACTCTAGAACCAATTTTCCAACTCCTGACGTAATTTCCAGATTAGAAAAGGATTAAACGTGCTACTAATATTTTAGAATTCAACATTGACCATTCAATATTTCATAAATATATTCAACACTTCATCCTTGTGACATCAACAAGATGTCTTCGCATTCTCTTCCGATATCTTCCCTTCTGGCCCTCTTCTTTCTCGTTGTCTTAACCAGAGTTCCAACGATTTTATCCGTCGACGATCCACGGTACTCGACCTGCAGGGAAACGCTAACATGCGGAAGCGTATCAAATATCGGTTTCCTTTCTGGGGATCGAACCGTCTGAGTTACTGTGGGCAACCAGGATTTGAGCTGAGGTGCGAGAATGATATAGCGGAAATCATGATGAATGAAAACACCTTACGAGTTCTTGACATAGACCCTGAACGACAGATTCTTAAGGTAGCTAGGGAGGATTACTGGAATGATTATTGTCCCACGAAATTTACCAACACCTCAATCGACTTCGACCACTTCAATTACGGTTCAAACCTTAGGAACCTCACCCTATTCTACGGATGCTACCCGCTGGCAACCCCGACATTTCTTCCTAACTGCACCATAAATAGTACACTTATTGATGTGTCATATGCTGTTAGAAACATGTTGGGTGATCCTCGCTATGGCATATGCCGTGAAATTGTCGTAGTTCCGGTTTATGAAGCTGCAGCAAAGGACCTGGAGGTGAACACTATGACTATGCAGGCTGCTTTAAGAGGAGGTTTCGAATTGCAATGGAAAGCGGATAATGATGAGTGCAGAAGATGCAGAGATTCAGATGGGGTTTGCGGATATAATCAAACTTCAAATAGTTTCACTTGCTTTTGCAGCGATAAACCTAGTGAAACCACATGTTTACCACCAACTGAAGGTACTTTCTAGCTTTTCTTCCTTATAACTTTGCTCAGCTGTTTGTTGTTGCAGAACTTACTGTTTCATTGAATATCTCAACTCTTAAATAACCTTCATGGTTTGACTCATTCTGATGTTCAATCTTCATTAGCAATAGCAGCAAATTGACCTTGGCTACTTCAGATCGAATCCTAATCTCCCTAAGCAGCCAATGACTTCATTAACTCTAACCATTTTGATTGGTCAATACCAGTTCATCTTCAAATTCCATGGTCGCTTGTTCTCTTTCCCATCACAACTGCATCAGCTAGCAGATAAAACGTAGGGTCTtaccagttgcttatagattcGACCTAGAAATACTTTCAGCCAAAGTAGTACTATTATTGATTTATTCAATCATTAAAATCAGATGATATTTTCCAGTTACAGCTTTCTTCAAGTTTTCAACAACTCGAACTGAGTttatacctttatgagtttcgaGTCCTGAGAGCAGTATTATAATGAA
This is a stretch of genomic DNA from Gossypium arboreum isolate Shixiya-1 chromosome 11, ASM2569848v2, whole genome shotgun sequence. It encodes these proteins:
- the LOC108450680 gene encoding LEAF RUST 10 DISEASE-RESISTANCE LOCUS RECEPTOR-LIKE PROTEIN KINASE-like 2.7; protein product: MRKRIKYRFPFWGSNRLSYCGQPGFELRCENDIAEIMMNENTLRVLDIDPERQILKVAREDYWNDYCPTKFTNTSIDFDHFNYGSNLRNLTLFYGCYPLATPTFLPNCTINSTLIDVSYAVRNMLGDPRYGICREIVVVPVYEAAAKDLEVNTMTMQAALRGGFELQWKADNDECRRCRDSDGVCGYNQTSNSFTCFCSDKPSETTCLPPTEGTF